The Caulifigura coniformis genome includes a region encoding these proteins:
- a CDS encoding glycosyltransferase, producing MMIWGGLLTLAVFCVLTVAVILQVLPCIRKIRERAVRPTESRWPCVQVILSLKGTDPFLERCLERLAAQDYPDYQVTVVVDSLEDPAWQQASAAEEVYGREVMDLQVRSHQGRTCTRKLSNQLSAFSTLRPEVEIVVLCDGDAVVHRTWLKELVSGLDDSRLAAVSANRWFSPPGCDVASLSRHYWNALAIPTQQQHRILWAGSLAMRRSIVDESGFREAFEHGFADDAVIAAYLTRTGRPYEVLGTTYVVNSETTTIRGYWNFLVRQMLCVRLDHPRWRPIFLHAVVLAVAFALFLPALFVAGPMAMALGYLGLCIYGLTLLILTSVYDRELRRTFPEIEALDVPVSRQRVLMALPALLFTSAIYPAATIAAASTRSHLWRGVEYQLTDGKIVATIERPSGRERRGLTGRLLRRPGFLTRANGPGVSPRAEAASTETVG from the coding sequence ATGATGATCTGGGGCGGGTTGCTGACACTGGCGGTCTTCTGCGTGCTCACGGTTGCCGTGATCCTCCAGGTGCTGCCCTGCATTCGGAAGATTCGAGAGCGCGCTGTTCGTCCGACGGAAAGTCGCTGGCCGTGCGTCCAGGTGATTCTTTCGCTCAAGGGGACCGACCCCTTCCTTGAGCGCTGCCTGGAACGACTCGCCGCGCAGGACTATCCCGACTACCAGGTCACTGTCGTCGTCGATTCGCTTGAGGACCCGGCCTGGCAACAGGCCTCCGCCGCCGAGGAGGTCTACGGCCGCGAGGTGATGGACCTGCAGGTCCGGAGCCACCAGGGCCGGACCTGCACCCGCAAGCTGAGCAACCAGCTGAGCGCGTTCTCAACGCTCCGGCCGGAAGTCGAGATCGTCGTGTTGTGCGATGGCGATGCCGTCGTTCATCGGACGTGGCTGAAAGAGCTGGTGAGTGGGCTGGACGATTCCCGGCTCGCGGCCGTCTCGGCGAACCGCTGGTTCTCGCCCCCCGGTTGCGACGTCGCCTCTCTGAGCCGGCATTACTGGAACGCGCTCGCGATTCCGACGCAGCAGCAGCACCGCATCCTCTGGGCGGGCAGTCTCGCCATGCGGCGGTCGATCGTCGACGAAAGCGGGTTCCGGGAGGCCTTCGAGCACGGATTTGCCGACGACGCGGTGATTGCCGCCTACCTGACCCGAACGGGCAGGCCCTACGAAGTGCTCGGCACGACCTACGTCGTCAACTCCGAGACCACCACGATCCGCGGATACTGGAACTTCCTGGTCCGCCAGATGCTCTGCGTGCGCCTGGACCACCCGAGGTGGCGTCCGATCTTCCTGCATGCCGTTGTCCTGGCTGTCGCCTTTGCGCTGTTCCTGCCGGCGCTCTTTGTCGCCGGCCCGATGGCGATGGCGCTGGGCTATCTTGGCCTGTGCATCTACGGCCTGACGCTCTTGATTCTCACGAGCGTCTACGACCGCGAGCTGCGACGCACCTTCCCGGAAATCGAAGCCCTCGATGTTCCCGTCAGCCGGCAGCGAGTGCTGATGGCGCTGCCGGCGCTGCTGTTTACCTCGGCCATTTATCCGGCAGCCACGATCGCCGCTGCCAGCACCCGATCTCACTTGTGGCGGGGCGTCGAATACCAGCTGACGGACGGCAAGATCGTCGCCACGATCGAGAGGCCTTCCGGAAGGGAACGTCGCGGCCTGACCGGGCGGCTGCTGCGACGTCCCGGCTTCCTGACGCGGGCGAATGGCCCGGGTGTTTCGCCAAGGGCCGAAGCCGCCTCCACCGAAACGGTGGGATGA
- a CDS encoding class I SAM-dependent methyltransferase, producing MLKEQQTLLRLPRPLTSAGDLVTALADCTGDSRQMVLSRLVDEIRCSGINVRREAEDFKLEPYVWSDRLLEFYRDSTAFAYETVVWNRSRLKQSIRQWMGDFLRRSLAPGSRVLVYGDGLGFDSAGLAAMGLSVTSLEPSDRGRRFAAGVFRQNGVTVRQASGDGDLPVDPFDAIVCLDVLEHVPSPPDMLSEFHRRLRPDGVLIVSAPFFCTEPFRPTHLAANRRYSGDLGLYRRAGFSPLGGDYFWEPIAFRKGRAGSLLETGLLRLGQPLLMTGRWLWPVHSQVARWMLRSDRVWLREITEFQRLESSDNGISGGACRSESDSRPA from the coding sequence ATGCTGAAGGAACAGCAAACTCTATTGCGACTTCCCCGTCCCCTGACTTCGGCCGGCGATCTGGTGACCGCACTGGCGGATTGCACCGGGGATTCGAGGCAGATGGTTCTCAGCCGGCTCGTTGACGAGATCCGCTGTAGCGGAATCAACGTGCGACGCGAAGCGGAAGACTTCAAGCTGGAGCCCTACGTCTGGTCGGATCGCCTTCTCGAGTTCTACCGCGATTCGACGGCGTTCGCCTACGAAACCGTTGTCTGGAACCGCAGCCGGCTGAAGCAGTCGATCCGGCAGTGGATGGGGGACTTCCTCCGTCGTTCGCTGGCTCCGGGGAGCCGGGTTCTCGTCTATGGCGACGGGCTGGGCTTCGACAGCGCCGGTCTGGCTGCGATGGGACTGAGCGTGACGTCGCTCGAACCCTCTGACCGAGGCCGCCGATTCGCCGCCGGGGTGTTTCGCCAGAATGGCGTGACCGTCCGGCAGGCCTCCGGCGACGGCGACCTGCCGGTGGATCCGTTCGACGCGATCGTGTGTCTCGACGTGCTTGAGCACGTTCCCTCGCCGCCGGACATGCTCTCCGAATTCCACCGCCGGCTGAGGCCGGACGGGGTGTTGATCGTTTCCGCCCCGTTCTTCTGCACGGAACCTTTCCGGCCGACCCACCTGGCGGCGAACCGCAGGTATTCCGGCGATCTGGGGCTGTATCGCCGCGCGGGATTTTCTCCACTCGGGGGAGATTATTTCTGGGAGCCGATTGCGTTTCGCAAAGGACGAGCAGGCTCCCTCCTGGAAACCGGGCTGCTGCGACTGGGGCAGCCGCTGCTGATGACGGGACGCTGGTTGTGGCCCGTTCATAGCCAGGTCGCGCGCTGGATGCTGCGGTCAGACCGCGTCTGGCTTCGCGAAATCACAGAGTTCCAACGCCTGGAATCTTCCGACAACGGCATTTCGGGAGGCGCCTGCCGGTCAGAATCTGATTCCCGGCCCGCGTGA